The genomic segment AATTATGCTAAAATTTAAACAACTATTTCTACTACTTTGTCTATCTTGTATCTTTCATAGTTGCAGGTTATTCGAGAAAGAATTTTTACTACCATTACCCAAGGCACTAGATGCTACATCAATCAATGCTGCGGGATTTAACGCCAATTGGCAAAAGGTAACAGGTGCCACCAATTACGAAATAGACGTAGCTTTGGATGAAAACTTTACTGAGTTTGTAGCCAATTATAAAGACAGAACAGTAGAAGACGGCACCTCCATTGTGATTACCTCACTTGAGTCATCTTCTACTTATTATTACCGGGTACGGGCTCAAATCTCTAATCAAACATCCCGAAATTCTAATGTCATTCAGGTAACTACCACTGCCTTAGATAAGCCTGTTGCTTATGAGGCTACCGACATTCAACCCTTGAGCTTTAGAGCCAATTGGAAAGAAATGCCTTTTGCTATAAGTTATACCCTGGAGGTAGCCACTGATAACAGTTTTACCAATATTGTCAAAACAATGAGCAAGCTCACCGGTGTAACAGCACTGGTAGAAGGCTTGTTGATTAACCAAACATACTTTTACCGCATAAAAGCAGAACAACAACAGTCATCGTCTGAGTACTCAAACATTCAGTCGGTGGTCACTAATGCTTTGCCTGCGCCCATATCGCAAGCACCCAGTAATCAACGGGCTTTTTTCTTTACCGCCAACTGGCAAAAAAACGAGGGACCTGAAGTAAACTTGTTTTTGCTGGATGTAGCTTCCGACCCTGAGTTTAAGGAGTTTTTGCCAGGTTATAAAGACAAAGAAGTACCAGGCACATCGTATGAAGTAACCACCCTTGATTTTAGGCAAACTTATTACTACCGCATACGTGCCAAAAGACTGGATCAGGTTTCTGGGTATTCTTCTACTGTAGAGGTAAAGCCCTGTATTAGTAACAGTTGTAAGTTGGGTAAAATAGAATTTGTGACCAACAATGGACCCAAAGCATTTGACCAAACTTTTACGTATGATACGAAAAACAGGCTCGAAACCATTAGTTATCACAAGCGCGCTAACTCTTTTTATAAAGTAAACTACAATGGCGACAACACCATCAAAGAGGTGGTGTATACTTTAGATAATGTTATCAAGTATCGCTATACCTATACTTACAGTACCAACTTGCTCACTACCATACAAATTACGGACAAGGATAATAATTTTATAGAGTTCTGGAAGTTTGCTTATAATGCCCAGGGACAGCGCACAAGTTGGGCGCTTTATGCAGACGCAGCCGCTACTACTCTCAGGATAGAGTTCTTCTATACTTATGATGCCAGAGGCAATGTAACCGAGGTAAAAAACCAATCGGGTACTGTACTCAGAAAGTATACTTATGAAGATAAATTGAGCCCTTATGCCTTATTTGGTCAAGAAGACTTATGCTTTTTTATTGCCCATTTTCGTGACCAATGGACCCAACCACTTCCTATTCAAGATATCAGAATGTTTGATTACGAGTGGCGAGGTTTTCTGCCAATCAACAGCATTCGCAATGTAGAAACGGTGGCTTTTTCAGATGAAGGTTTTCAATATAATTACAACAACAAAGATGTAGTGATTGGTCAAAGGTTCTTTTTCACAGTCACTTTTACTTTTACAGGATGTAGTTTTTAAAACCAATATTGGCACAACATATATTGTACTCACCCTAATTTTGACCGACAAGTCAAAATCAGGGTGAGTATTTTAGTTTTTATGGGTTTGTTCAAACAATATAGTGTCTACACACTTTAGTTTTTCTGATATACTTTATTTTTGCAGATGACTAAAAGGCATACAGGGCTTAATAGTTTTATGGCTTTTGGGTTGAGGGCAAGCACGCAGTATGTGGCGCAATTTGGACTCAATAAAACAGGCACTTTACCCGATGCCTCATACACTTGTACTTTTATAATCTTAAAAGATTAAGAACTTATCTTAAGCTCTTTTACTTTTGCACTCAAAACCATCCACTTAAGTAAGGGATTTAAGTAGTATAACTTCACGAGAATATGAAAAAAAAACTGAAAAGATCATCCAGCCTTTTCTTTATTACATTTTTGCCTTTTTTGCTATGGCAATGCACCCCCAAACGAGAAGAAATAGTGGTTCGTTCTACTGTGGCTTATCCTAAGATTAGCCTCAGAACAGATTATTATGCTACCAGCCAGGCCAGTGCTATATTAGACATTACCCAAAGTGGTGTATCTACCCCCTACAGCATTCGGTTTGTTCACAGTATCAACCCTGACCTTTCGTTGTCGGTAGAGTTTTTGGCAGGTTTTGGCACCCAGAGCTTT from the Microscilla marina ATCC 23134 genome contains:
- a CDS encoding fibronectin type III domain-containing protein: MLKFKQLFLLLCLSCIFHSCRLFEKEFLLPLPKALDATSINAAGFNANWQKVTGATNYEIDVALDENFTEFVANYKDRTVEDGTSIVITSLESSSTYYYRVRAQISNQTSRNSNVIQVTTTALDKPVAYEATDIQPLSFRANWKEMPFAISYTLEVATDNSFTNIVKTMSKLTGVTALVEGLLINQTYFYRIKAEQQQSSSEYSNIQSVVTNALPAPISQAPSNQRAFFFTANWQKNEGPEVNLFLLDVASDPEFKEFLPGYKDKEVPGTSYEVTTLDFRQTYYYRIRAKRLDQVSGYSSTVEVKPCISNSCKLGKIEFVTNNGPKAFDQTFTYDTKNRLETISYHKRANSFYKVNYNGDNTIKEVVYTLDNVIKYRYTYTYSTNLLTTIQITDKDNNFIEFWKFAYNAQGQRTSWALYADAAATTLRIEFFYTYDARGNVTEVKNQSGTVLRKYTYEDKLSPYALFGQEDLCFFIAHFRDQWTQPLPIQDIRMFDYEWRGFLPINSIRNVETVAFSDEGFQYNYNNKDVVIGQRFFFTVTFTFTGCSF